The Streptomyces sp. ICC1 DNA window ATGAAGCGACCGGTGTGCCCCGTCGCGCCGTAAACCACCACTGCAGCCGTCGTGCTCATCGTTTTCCCCGTTCTCGGTGTCCTGATGAGTCCAGTCTCACCGTGGGCCGGGTCCGAACGTGATGGTCCGGAACGACATCACTCGCACAGTTTCGGACATGCCCGCCGGTCTCCCTGTCGGTCTCCCTGTCGGTCTGCCCGTCGGTCTGCCCGCCCGTCTGCCCGCCGGCCGTCGCGGGCGGCCGGGCCCGCCCGTCTCAGACCTGGTCGGGATGCGGGGCGGGTGCGTACACCGGGTCGGCGGGAGCGGCCGACGCGATCAGGACCGCCGCGAGGTCCTCCTTGCGCATCCGCTGGTCGACGTACAACAGGGCCAGGGCCAGCTGCGGGAAGCCGTACTGGAACACCATGCTGACCGTGGTGCCGACCAGCACGGAGACCACGTACACGACGACTCCGGCGATCAGTGAGCCGACGTCCGGGTTCTCGCCGCTCACGTCGCCGAAGTAGGGGATGAGCCCCACCATGCCGACGAGGCCGAACGGCATCTGGATGAAGTACCCCACGGCCGCCGCCACGATGTACGCGAGCATCGTGTTGCCGAACACCCGCCACCAGCCGTCCTTGACCAGCTGGGAGGAGCGCCGCAGGGCGGCGACCGGGCCGAGCCCCTCGCACACCGCGGCGGCGGGCGCGAGGCTGAGCCGCGTCATGAGCCAGATCGAGAGGGGCAGGCAGGGCAAGAGGCCCAGCAGCAAGACGAACAGGGCGGCCGGCGGGCCGGAATGGGCCGGGGCCGTGATGATCAGCGGGATGCAGATCGCGTAGAGCGCGAGCATCGGCCCGCCCGCGATCAGCCCGGTGAGCAAGAGGGTCCCGAGCACCGACGGCAGCCGGGACCACGAGCGGCGCCACATGACGCCGAAGGTCGTCGGGCGGCCGAGCACGGCCTCCTGTACCACGGCGGGACACAGGGCGCTGGTCACCGCGGCGCTCAGGGTCATCGTGACCAGCAGGAGCACGCCGGCCGGTGCGAAGGCCAGCAGCAGCGCCGCCCACGCCCCACCGCCGGATTCCCCCGGCGCGAGGTCCGCGACGTCGGAGAAGCGGCTCCGCGCGGCCACGACGGTGAGGACGATCGCGGCGGCCACGAGCAGGAGTCCGATTCCCTGCGCCGCGAACATCACGCCGACCAGGGTCTTCCAGTGGCGGCGGAAGGTCGAGAACGCGCCGCCGAGTATCTCGCCCGTGGCGAGCGGCTGCAGCGGTATGACGCCCGGCTTCGGCGCGGACGGCGGCATCCAGCCGCCTCCCCACTGCGGCGTGGGCTGTCCCGGGTGCTGTCCCCACCCCGTGTTGTGCGACATCGCTGTACTCCCCCTCGAATGAAGGGACACGGTAACCCCTTCCGGCCTGCGCTTCGCAGCGGCGCGGGGCTGCGCGCACGCGAAAGCGCCCCGCATCGGTGTGATGCGGGGCGCTCCGGTGGCGTGGGGTCAGGAAGCCACGATGTTCTCGGCCTGGGGGCCCTTCTGGCCCTGGGTGACGTCGAAGGTCACCTTCTGGCCCTCCTGGAGCTCCCGGAAGCCGGTGGCGGCGATGTTGCTGTAGTGCGCGAAGACGTCGGGACCGCCGCCGTCCTGCTCGATGAAGCCGAAGCCCTTTTCGGCGTTGAACCACTTCACGATGCCAGTTGCCATCGCTGTCTCCTTCTCGGGTGCGCCCGTGCTCACCCAAGGGTGTGCGTCGTGCGGTGTCGATTGTTCGCGGTGGCCGGCGGCCACCGGCGGACCGCTGCGCCACGGTGGTGGCGTGGGTCCGCCAGACCGGCCCCGAGCAGCCCGCATGACGGAAGGTACGAGGCCGGACACCCCCTGCGATACATGTATATAGGCCAGCCACTCGATGTGATGGCTGAAAATCGACCATTGACGGTTCTGTGTGCGGATCGGTGCCCGGTACCGCGAGGGGCGGTTCCGGCCAATCTCACGGGCGGGCCTTCTCGCTCCCGGCCGACGCGGGGACCCGTCCCGGCCACTTCCCGCCCCCGCGCGGCAGGAGGAACGGGGTCGCCAGGAGAAGCAGGCCGGCGACGCCGATCGCGGCGCGGGCGCCGGTGACCGAGGCCAGGACCCCGAAGAGGGCCGTCAGCGCGGCGGTCGCGCCGCTGCCGGTGATCTTCCAGGCCACCAGGACGCGCCCGACCCGCTCGGCCGGAACCCGCTGGAGGCGCTCGGTCGCGAACAGCGGGTTGAACACGCCGATGCACGTGATCAGGACCAGTTCGACGGCGACGACCAGGACCATGCCGGCGGTCCCGGGAACGACGAAGAACAGGCCGACGGGCCACAGGGCGCGCAGGACCCCGGAGGTGGTCAGGACGCGCCGGCGCCCGTAGCGGGCCTCCAGCCGCGGGGCGAGGCGGGCGCCGATGAACCCGCCGGTGCAGGCCAGGCCGAACACGAGTCCGTACTGCCACGCCGACCAGCCCAGGTCGTGCAGCAGCAGAACGGCCAGCAGCGGTTCCGTGGCCATGATCAGTGCGTTGACGGCCACGGTGTTCCAGAACAGCGGGCGCAGCCGCCGGTCTTCGTGGATGAACTTCCAGCCCTTGACCAGGTCCGAAGCCCGGAACCGCGCGGGCTCGGCCCGCTCGGGGGCGGCCTCCTTCTCCCGGATCGCGCCGATCCCGAGCGCGGACAGCAGGAAGCCGGCGGCGTTGGCGAGCACGGTGACCGCAGGGCCCAGCAGGCTGATGGCCGCCCCGCCCAGGGTCGGGCCGACGGCCGTGGCGGTCCAGGCGGTCGACTCGAAGCGGCCGTTGGCCACCAGCAGCTGGTCCGGGCGCACGAGCTGCTTGAGGTAGGCGCCGCCGGCGGCGGCGAACGCGATGTTCGCCGCCGCGCTGACCACGGCGACGACCAGCAGCTGGGTGTAGGTCAGCCGGCCGGCGAAGTACGCCGCCGGGACCGTCAGCAGGGCGCCGAACCGCACCAGGTCGGCGGCGATCATGACGGGCTTCTTCCGCCGGACCTCGACCCACGGGCCGAGCGGGAGCGCGAGGAGCGAGCCGACCGCCAGAGCCGCGGCGGGAAGCGCCGACACCGCGGCCGGG harbors:
- a CDS encoding cold-shock protein; its protein translation is MATGIVKWFNAEKGFGFIEQDGGGPDVFAHYSNIAATGFRELQEGQKVTFDVTQGQKGPQAENIVAS
- a CDS encoding MFS transporter; amino-acid sequence: MARQDLGRSFGWLWSAFAASTAGTFLGFGAFPLIAIQVLHVGPAAVSALPAAALAVGSLLALPLGPWVEVRRKKPVMIAADLVRFGALLTVPAAYFAGRLTYTQLLVVAVVSAAANIAFAAAGGAYLKQLVRPDQLLVANGRFESTAWTATAVGPTLGGAAISLLGPAVTVLANAAGFLLSALGIGAIREKEAAPERAEPARFRASDLVKGWKFIHEDRRLRPLFWNTVAVNALIMATEPLLAVLLLHDLGWSAWQYGLVFGLACTGGFIGARLAPRLEARYGRRRVLTTSGVLRALWPVGLFFVVPGTAGMVLVVAVELVLITCIGVFNPLFATERLQRVPAERVGRVLVAWKITGSGATAALTALFGVLASVTGARAAIGVAGLLLLATPFLLPRGGGKWPGRVPASAGSEKARP